The following proteins are co-located in the Microbulbifer sp. VAAF005 genome:
- a CDS encoding AAA family ATPase: protein MTIEDLPYLREIQLKRDGIDSFDIYPYSIPAVQTLTSLRFHPNVTFFIGENGTGKSTLIEAIAVALGFNAEGGTKHSTFSTRRSHSNLHQCLKTIKSFKHPRNGYFLRAESFYNLATLMDETGYYTTYSNKSLHEQSHGESFMATLTTKLKGKGLYIMDEPEAALSPTRQLAALTAIHDLVKDDSQFIIATHSPILLAYPNAKIYHFSENGIDTVSYQDTEHYSVTKNFLNRHEQMLNHLLSEN, encoded by the coding sequence ATGACCATTGAAGACCTACCGTATTTGCGCGAAATCCAACTTAAAAGGGATGGTATCGATTCTTTCGATATCTATCCATATAGCATACCTGCCGTCCAGACCTTAACTTCACTAAGATTTCACCCTAATGTCACCTTCTTTATAGGTGAAAATGGTACTGGTAAGTCAACTTTGATCGAAGCCATTGCAGTTGCATTAGGGTTTAACGCTGAAGGAGGTACGAAGCATTCGACCTTTTCTACAAGGCGCTCGCATTCAAATCTTCATCAATGCCTTAAAACAATAAAGAGTTTCAAACATCCCCGAAATGGATATTTTCTAAGGGCAGAAAGTTTTTACAATTTAGCCACGCTGATGGATGAAACTGGATACTACACAACCTATTCAAACAAGTCGCTACACGAACAGTCCCATGGTGAATCATTTATGGCGACCTTGACTACGAAACTAAAAGGAAAAGGGTTGTATATAATGGATGAGCCGGAAGCTGCACTCTCACCAACAAGACAATTGGCAGCTTTAACGGCAATTCATGATTTGGTCAAAGATGACTCGCAATTCATAATCGCGACACATTCACCTATCTTACTGGCATATCCGAATGCGAAGATATATCACTTTTCAGAAAATGGAATTGACACTGTGAGCTATCAAGATACTGAACACTACAGTGTCACAAAGAATTTTTTGAATAGACACGAACAAATGTTGAATCATCTTTTATCAGAAAATTAG
- a CDS encoding FG-GAP repeat protein: MRFINIPVIVACSLFLSACGGGSSDGGADDTVATPAFSEAAIPYLYFDSAKVFTFEWSDIDGATYYQLLENKDGQSGYEVVSDPISVGSEVVEIKVPVFERLNARYILQTCDDIACLDSREISIDEEVFESIGYFKSGNTDAGDQFGWSVAVSDDGSVIAVGATGEDSNELSEFNNAASGSGAVYIFDYGEDGWVYRDVLKASVVESGAAFGSAVSVSGDGNTLAVGAYKENGEDDNFSAGAVHIFTRENLEWTHSAKLRADNHGYYDFFGRALSLSGNGTTLAVAAPSEDSSVTGISAGFDNDYALDSGAVYIFQYSGVEWNQEAFLKASDSNAGMDFGSSVSLSDDGSILAVGAIGGNGAKGAAYIFSNSDGWVQEQLLTAGNANIGDRFGWDVSFSGDGTLLAVSATLQAGASQDPDDLSGYNNGAVYLFSHDGDAWFQDEYLKASNTDEGDVFGSAISLNTDGSLLAVGSQESSAGKGFDADASDNSAANAGAAYLYKKMDGQWVESAYLKAKNTDAGDYFGTSIAISGDGNTLVVGASEEQGSGADQDINDADAAGAVYIY, translated from the coding sequence GTGAGATTTATTAATATACCGGTCATTGTTGCATGCAGTTTATTTCTAAGTGCATGTGGGGGTGGTTCATCCGATGGGGGGGCAGATGATACTGTTGCCACACCAGCATTTTCAGAAGCGGCGATCCCCTATCTATATTTTGATTCCGCAAAAGTTTTCACTTTTGAATGGTCAGATATTGATGGTGCTACTTATTATCAGCTTCTTGAGAACAAGGATGGCCAGTCTGGCTATGAGGTGGTTAGTGACCCAATTTCTGTAGGCTCTGAAGTTGTGGAAATCAAGGTGCCTGTATTTGAGCGACTGAACGCTCGTTATATATTGCAAACCTGTGATGATATAGCCTGCCTGGATTCAAGAGAAATATCGATTGATGAAGAAGTGTTCGAAAGTATTGGTTATTTTAAGTCTGGTAATACTGATGCCGGCGATCAGTTTGGTTGGTCTGTTGCGGTTAGTGATGATGGCTCTGTCATAGCTGTTGGTGCTACAGGTGAAGATAGTAATGAGCTAAGTGAATTCAATAATGCAGCTAGCGGATCGGGAGCTGTATATATTTTTGACTATGGTGAGGATGGGTGGGTTTACCGAGATGTTTTAAAAGCTTCAGTAGTGGAAAGTGGAGCTGCATTTGGATCTGCAGTTAGTGTCAGTGGTGACGGGAATACTTTGGCTGTAGGTGCTTATAAAGAAAATGGTGAGGATGACAATTTTTCAGCTGGAGCAGTTCATATATTTACTCGTGAGAATTTGGAGTGGACTCACAGCGCTAAACTAAGAGCAGATAATCATGGCTACTATGATTTTTTTGGGCGGGCGTTGAGTCTAAGTGGTAATGGAACAACCTTGGCAGTAGCAGCCCCATCTGAAGATAGCAGTGTTACTGGTATCAGTGCCGGCTTTGATAATGATTATGCTCTCGATTCCGGTGCGGTGTATATATTCCAGTACTCCGGGGTTGAGTGGAATCAGGAAGCCTTCTTGAAGGCAAGTGATAGCAATGCAGGTATGGACTTTGGCTCATCCGTGAGCTTGAGTGATGATGGTTCCATTTTGGCAGTTGGCGCTATTGGTGGAAACGGAGCCAAAGGAGCTGCTTATATATTTTCCAATAGTGACGGTTGGGTTCAGGAGCAGTTACTTACTGCAGGTAATGCAAATATAGGGGATCGCTTTGGTTGGGATGTAAGCTTTAGTGGCGATGGTACCCTACTTGCGGTGAGCGCAACGCTCCAGGCAGGAGCCTCACAAGATCCCGATGACCTTAGCGGCTATAACAATGGTGCTGTCTATTTGTTTTCCCACGATGGAGATGCTTGGTTTCAGGATGAATATCTGAAAGCGAGTAACACTGATGAAGGTGATGTCTTTGGTTCGGCTATTAGTCTTAATACTGATGGCTCACTACTTGCGGTAGGGTCTCAGGAGAGCAGCGCTGGCAAAGGCTTCGATGCTGATGCCAGTGATAATTCGGCAGCGAATGCAGGTGCTGCTTATCTCTACAAGAAAATGGATGGACAATGGGTTGAGAGCGCTTACCTGAAAGCGAAAAATACTGATGCGGGAGATTACTTTGGGACTTCAATTGCTATAAGTGGTGATGGAAACACATTGGTAGTTGGTGCTTCTGAGGAGCAGGGTTCAGGAGCTGATCAGGACATAAATGATGCAGATGCTGCGGGTGCTGTCTATATTTATTAA